GTTATGCTTGTATCACCATTAGGCATTTCACGAATGAACCGAAACAAACCAAAATCAGCTCTTGATGCGTGCCTCAAGCGCCAAGATAAAGAAAATCCCAAAATTATTCGAGCTCTAATGCAATGATTtccttcgctctttttgtttatGTGGTTGAAGtataattgattttttttgttgatatGGGTTATTATCACTTCCCTGTAGGATATTGCTAAAAACAGtgactttttttgtgttttcaattCTTGATCTAATTTAATGAAATTGaagtaaaaacaaagcaagGTGCTCTAAAATTCAGTAGAGGTTGCAATTAATTGACTTTCAGTGTCTTGGATCAATATCTGAATAATCCGGCATGaaacacattttaaatttttgcgTGGTATCAATCAACGTGTCTCAAACACTTTTCTTAGGCTAGATCTGTTTATGGCTCGCTGTGTTACCGGGTTTCAATCTTCCTTGAAGGCAAATAAAACAACTGAATGAAGATTATAAATATTTCAAGAGTCTTTTCAggtttttcaatcaaaaactAATCATCCCTTCGTATTTATTGCAGCGCTTTTCAGTCTTATCGATTCTTAAAAGTTATCGCACGAATTTCCGTTTCTAGTCACAGTGATCACTTCGCCGTTTGAGTAAGTTACATGAACTTACGTTGAATTCTTTCAGAATTTTGACGCTGTTTATGCAACTACATTGGTAACATGAATAATATGGGCTTTTCGACAGTGATAGGTCCTTAAAAATTGCTCGCTCAAATTGGTTATGGGTATGTCTAAAACTGAGGAATCTGGTTCACACAACCTTCGACCATTTTACTTCTATGACGAGTAACTGATTGGCTCATAGTTTAAGAATGACCTAATGCGGAAGACTTTGTAAAGTGAATGAAGAAGTTTAACTTCTCAAAAGTATGAGGATGGAGCTCTTAATTGCGTTTTGTTTGGtacagcagttttcaaatgactatcaaaaaaccaaaaccaaatcaATTACAGAGCGGACGACATGAGCACGCAATTGCCATTATTTGCGCTTGTGACTGAGTaactgctttggttttggtttttggacagccgtttgaaaaccgctctaaaccAACACAAAACACCTTGCTTGTTTCGAATTGGTAAAGAAATCATTTACCACTTTTAGAGCTAATGAGAACCCTAACTGAAACTAAAACCAAGCGATCTCCTGATTACTTTCTGGCGACAGTTATTTGAATATATATAGCTCTAACAGAATtgtttaattattcttttctgtAGGGACGGCCAACGTATCTGACGTCACAAGTCCAACACCTTTTCCAGTTACACCTAACATACAAATTGGAGTCACAATATTTGCAGTGGTGATTTTTATTGTGGCGCTGATTGGCAACTCAGTGGTATTACACATCGTGTGTACTGTGAATCACATGCGCAACTCAACAAACACACTTATTGCTAACATGGCCATCGCCGACCTGCTAATGACTATAGACATTCCCTATATTCTCAAATGGTTTTATGTGTTTGATCGATGGTTTGGGACTTTTATGGGAGACATTTTATGTTCGTTTTTGCATTCTGCTCAAGCAGGTTCCTTAGCAGCCTCAACTTTCAGCTTGGTGGCAATTTCTCTCGATCGCAGCTTTGCAATCTTGTTCCCAATGAAAACCATAATGACACGTAATGTGGTACGCTTTACTATTGCAATGATTTGGCTTTGTACGTTGGCGATAACCATTCCCGCCATGATGGCGTCAAAAAATATAGAGAAGAATGGAATTTATGTTTGCAAAGATAGTCATGGCTGGGAAAAGGAGAACTTATCAAAGATTACTTATATCACAGTTCTGCTTTTGTTTGGCTACGCAGTTCCTTTGATGATTATTGGTGTCTCCTATTGCTTGGCAGGACTGCGTCTTTGGAGACGAAAACTCCCTGGACATCGCGATCTAGTGTCCAACAAAAAAGTGCAGTCTACAAGCAGACGCGCGACTGCTATGTTAATCACCGTGGTTATTGTGTTTGCTTTGTCATGGTTGCCATGGCAAGCCATAGAAGTCatcaaaaattacaacaagAAGCTATATAAGGTAATGCCCGCTGAAATTACCATGGTGACCCCGTGGTTGGGTTATGCAAATAGTGCTATAAATCCCATTCTCTACGTGATTTTTTCGGAAAATTATCGTCAAGAATTTTACCGCATTCTCTGTCGAGGCCCAAGCAGAAAAGATCGCTACAGGAAAACTATCATAAGCAGAAGTACCACGCGTACAACACGCACATCTCGCACCAGCTCATTGGTTGCAAGTATTCCGATGCAAAAGCTCACGGATGAAGCCAACCATAACCAAGATTGTCCAGAATCACCGTGACGCACAGGGTGACACAGTTACGCCATCTTTGTTAAGACTCCGTAAAACCTTGGAAATTATGGAGATGCCGGTCGAAAAGGCCTGGCCCGAAAAAACTTATTATTGACTGTTAGATTTTTTCATAATAGGCCGTAAATTCCACAAATGTGTGCTTGCATGGTATATTGTATATGCTATGTTTATCTAGATTAGGCTTACTTCTTCTTTACATTGTGTAGCTGAGTAGATGAAACGtttatttgttaaagaaggtgCAACAATgttgtgtatatatataaatagTTATGGAATGCAGGATATAGGAAGAGGTGTACAAAAGATGTCCTAGATAGAGTGAAAGGCGTCGCGTGAACGGTTTTCCTTCAAATGATAATAACATAACGCATGTAATTGGAAATGAATGTATGTTTCAATTCTCATCTATGTGTAAAACGTTAGAATTATGCATATCAAATTAAACTTCCCTGTgttacaaataatttaatacAATTAGTTGCAGTTAAAATTGtacagtaaaaaataaaatgtttttcatgttgTTATATCTGTGTAATGTAATGACCAGTGACACATGTCCAAGTTACTTAGATTTCCGGCcgttttcttatttcttcaGACCAATTGTCtctaaaaaaagaattgaagctgtctattgcaaagaaaatgcGATTAGCCTAGCGAATATATGGTTAGACAAATGTTGCAAACTTCAACAACTTGTACATTTATATTCAACAAATTACATTTATGTTTAACGAGatatatttattcattttgtaCGTATTTGTATACAACAATAcgcattttctttcaacttcaaccaaaattattttcattcaacaaaaatatttattcaacttcaacgaaaaatgatttcattcAACAACAATACTTGTGCAACTTAAAACAAAGTTATTTTCATCCAACAAAAGTAGTTTCATTCAACAAACACATTTGTTCAACTTCAACCAGAATTATTTGCATtcaacagtaataattattcaacttctagcaaaatattttcattcaacaataACTTGTTTCGGAATGAAAGTCGTGCCAATAGCTGGGTTCATACTTGTTGAAAGCATACCTAAAGCACAGTTGAGCTCTACTTCAGATGTTTCAGTTCAAGTAGCCTATTTTGTGGCCATGGTAACGCATTGCTTTCTGAGAAGCCGAAGTGCAGCTTACTTGTCTATCAAAACACATTCCGGAAACGGACGTCAATAAAGCATGTTGGACGGCGGGAAATTCAGAGTGTGCAAACAGGCGAACACGCAAAACTTCCTTCTACTGCGCCGAAAAACGACTGTGAATGAATTCGTATCGATCTTACCAGGGAATGGATGACGATAACTTTTATCTGTTTATCCGCCTAATCCTAGATTCTTCATCTATAACGTGATGGTGATAAAGATGGGAAAGCAAAGATCTTTAACGTAGCAGTAAAATAATTGTGAGCAGTAAAAGCCAAGCAATTCGAAGGTTTCTAGGTCACATGATTAAGTAAAGAATTCCTATTCGCATAAAGCATGATGAATACAGGTGGAAAATTTAAGGGGTGACTTGATTGACAACACCGgattactttgaaaacatGATAATTTGAATTCTATCATGAACGCTCATCACGGTAGGTAAACATGGACTGTCTCAAGTTTACTTGAGCTCTGGCCTTACTAGAGGAATACTTAATCCGCCAGTATGGACCCACCTAGTATCATGTAAACATTCCCTAAGGAGTTGCTTTTTACGCTGAAACAACTGGCTAACGCAACGCGGCAACTCGCTTCTctagggagcttaaacaaTGAAGACGGCAACGACAAAGTAAACTTCATCattcgaaaaaacaaaacagttgtgcagttgtgcttgttttgcgattattccatccTGTCTTTCTTCTACATTGTATGGGAAGTACTCTACAATTGGACCGCAAGAGGCGCCGTTGAAATTAATCAGCACTGAGAATTAAAGTtttgtgttcacgttgtcttCTCAAACggcaaatgtggtaatttcacgttgttgctTTGCAGAGGACGGTATGGAATTGTTCTAAattgcgtgccgcacgtgcagcacctTTATTCACCAATGAACCGATCAACTTGTGCTGGCTTGTCGTTCTATTGCTTATGCTGTAGCTCCCCTGTGACTGTTAAGTTGTGCTTCAGTTGACAAATTTGTGTCAACAATTTCTTCAATTTCCACTCGCAGcgaaagaaaagaagcaaCAAGGTAAGCCTGTAACGAGCTCGAAATGGATTTAATGCCTTTTAATTGCTCTTCTGTTGAAATATCAACTCCAAGTAATTTGTTCAAGCCACGCGCAGCCACTCGATGTTTCAGTCTGATTTTATTTGCACAACATTTCATTAGAAACAATGGCGGAgaaaaatactaataaaatCAACGTCGCCATTACACCCGGGATCCAAAGTTAAAATATCAGTACGTTGTCTCTGACATAACAATAAGGGATCATAAACGCTTTTCCTGTCTCCAACAGTGCAACTCAAAACGCGGAAGACGAAAACGAATGCATAACCACCGCGCGCCTCGCGATGTTACAATGCAAGTGAAAGCAATAATTAAATAACACGTATGTTTACTTGGTTATTTTTTAAACTGTGGGCCATCACTGATAATTACACTATCTTTAAAGCAAAGTCAAGCCtagtttttcttctcattgtGTTGGGTCTTAATGTGCCATCGTAGATGCGATGATGTAATAAAAGCCTTGTCGCAATGCTGACATTGGAAAGGCTTTTCTCCCGTGTGTGTTCTTTCATGTGCCTGCAGTGTACCATACTGGGTGAATCCTTTAGGACAATAATGACATCTGTAGGGCCTCTCTCCTGTGTGCTTATACATGTGTGTTTGAAGATTGCGGTATTGTGTGAATGACTTGGGGCAAACTTTGCACTTGTAAGGCTTGTTATCACTGTGGATCAATAAGTGACGCTGCAGATGGCCATAGCGAATGAACGAAGCTGAACAAATGTCACACTTGAATGGCTTCTCTCCTGTTTGATTGCAAGTAAACTAAAGTTCTGATAACTGAAAGCACCCTGAGCTGCCCATCTTAGTTATCATGAAGAGACTCATTTTTCCAATCAGTGTCTTATGCTAAGAATTAAACCctatagaggttttgcacggcagccatgttgggtggcaggaacaatagattctttttcctatgggaacaaatgttctttctaatgcaaataattttcattgtcctgccatccaatatggctgccgtgcaaaacctctgtATGCTCCAATGAACGTCTCAAGAGAGAACTTAAAAcgacaaagaaatgaaaaagatgaGACCTGTAACATTCCAGTCAAGCCATTCACTTCAATTCTACGcgtttttctttcgtttcttttctttttttttttttgccatttcagtTTATTAAACGATAGTTAAgcaacattaaattttcccCTTGTCAAAATGTTAAGTAATTGGTCGGACAAGTGAGTGGTGAGGCGTCAATGTTGGTTCTCAAAGAAGTGTGAAAAGTCTTTGATAATGCTCATAAACGGAATGAGAAGTTACATAAAACGGCAATCATCAGTAGTAGGTTGGCACAGTTTACGGAAAAAAACTCCGTCTTACCTTTATGTATGTACATGTGGGTATGCATCTCATCACGTCGGGTGAAAGCGCGCCCGCATTCGTCGCACTTATACGGTTTCTCTCCGGTGTGCAGACGCACATGCATCTTAAGGGCACGTGACGTAGTAAAAGCAAAGGAACAGATTTCGCAGACGTAAGGACGCTCGCCGGTGTGCATCCGAATATGCGTCTTCAAGCCACTGAGTCGTGTAAAATCCTTGGCACATAGCCGgcatttgtatttttctcCTTCCTTGACGAAAAGATCTTTGACTTGTTCTCGCGCCAGGAAGTTGAACATGGCTGAAAAGGGCAGGTTACCTCCTCCTCTGGTGCTAGTTCCCATATGTGAAAGAACGtgcttttgaaaatttccaaaCCATGTGAATTCACGATCACACTCTTCACACTTATaaggtttgttgttgttatgtaTCAACAAATGACGTTG
This sequence is a window from Acropora palmata chromosome 9, jaAcrPala1.3, whole genome shotgun sequence. Protein-coding genes within it:
- the LOC141892419 gene encoding allatostatin-A receptor-like; the encoded protein is MERMNESGTANVSDVTSPTPFPVTPNIQIGVTIFAVVIFIVALIGNSVVLHIVCTVNHMRNSTNTLIANMAIADLLMTIDIPYILKWFYVFDRWFGTFMGDILCSFLHSAQAGSLAASTFSLVAISLDRSFAILFPMKTIMTRNVVRFTIAMIWLCTLAITIPAMMASKNIEKNGIYVCKDSHGWEKENLSKITYITVLLLFGYAVPLMIIGVSYCLAGLRLWRRKLPGHRDLVSNKKVQSTSRRATAMLITVVIVFALSWLPWQAIEVIKNYNKKLYKVMPAEITMVTPWLGYANSAINPILYVIFSENYRQEFYRILCRGPSRKDRYRKTIISRSTTRTTRTSRTSSLVASIPMQKLTDEANHNQDCPESP
- the LOC141892414 gene encoding uncharacterized protein LOC141892414, whose product is MPKSFLVKKSALQSALHSGSTEELKTELNLLPGDTKREEENTCKEWRLLDMSEYETSVDSLHTVVQEFQHQMSNYSAFFSNETEEDSQSPQRESSQRLHNSGEDKEKPFKCSYCVMSFTRPSDLQRHLLIHNNNKPYKCEECDREFTWFGNFQKHVLSHMGTSTRGGGNLPFSAMFNFLAREQVKDLFVKEGEKYKCRLCAKDFTRLSGLKTHIRMHTGERPYVCEICSFAFTTSRALKMHVRLHTGEKPYKCDECGRAFTRRDEMHTHMYIHKGEKPFKCDICSASFIRYGHLQRHLLIHSDNKPYKCKVCPKSFTQYRNLQTHMYKHTGERPYRCHYCPKGFTQYGTLQAHERTHTGEKPFQCQHCDKAFITSSHLRWHIKTQHNEKKN